A window of the Halichoerus grypus chromosome 2, mHalGry1.hap1.1, whole genome shotgun sequence genome harbors these coding sequences:
- the DUSP14 gene encoding dual specificity protein phosphatase 14, protein MSSRGHSTLPRTLMAPRMISEGDVGGIAQITSSLFLGRGSVASNRHLLQARGITCIVNATIEIPNFNWPQFEYVKVPLADMPHAPIGLYFDTVADKIHSVSRKHGATLVHCAAGVSRSATLCIAYLMKCHSVCLLEAYNWVKARRPVIRPNVGFWRQLIDYERQLFGKSTVKMVQTPYGVVPDVYEKESRHLMPYWGI, encoded by the coding sequence ATGAGCTCCAGAGGTCACAGCACACTTCCACGGACTCTCATGGCCCCTCGGATGATTTCTGAGGGCGATGTAGGAGGCATCGCTCAGAtcacctcctctctcttcctgggCAGGGGCAGCGTGGCCTCCAACCGGCACCTCCTGCAGGCTCGTGGCATCACGTGCATCGTCAATGCTACCATCGAGATCCCCAATTTCAACTGGCCCCAGTTTGAATATGTTAAAGTGCCTCTGGCTGACATGCCTCATGCCCCCATTGGACTGTACTTTGACACGGTGGCCGACAAGATCCACAGCGTGAGCAGGAAGCACGGGGCCACGTTGGTGCACTGTGCCGCGGGGGTGAGCCGCTCGGCCACTCTCTGCATCGCTTACCTGATGAAATGCCACAGTGTGTGCCTGCTGGAGGCCTACAACTGGGTGAAGGCCCGCAGGCCCGTCATCAGGCCCAACGTAGGCTTCTGGAGGCAGCTGATAGACTACGAGCGCCAGCTCTTTGGGAAGTCGACAGTGAAAATGGTACAGACGCCGTATGGCGTAGTTCCAGACGTTTATGAGAAAGAGTCCCGACACCTGATGCCTTACTGGGGGATCTGA